One genomic window of Sphingobacterium oryzagri includes the following:
- a CDS encoding FtsB family cell division protein, with protein MERFLTLIRNKYLIAGLAFVVWMCFFDRYDVSTQMAYQQEKNKLETEKAFYETEIGQMEKSIQNAQYNSSEIARIARERYKMKKDNEDVYVIQEVEAKEN; from the coding sequence ATGGAACGCTTTCTCACCCTTATTCGGAACAAATATCTTATCGCCGGACTTGCCTTCGTGGTTTGGATGTGCTTTTTTGACCGTTACGACGTTAGCACCCAAATGGCGTACCAACAGGAAAAAAATAAGCTGGAAACAGAAAAAGCGTTTTATGAAACGGAAATAGGGCAGATGGAAAAATCGATACAAAACGCCCAATACAATTCAAGCGAGATTGCGCGTATTGCGCGTGAGCGTTATAAAATGAAAAAGGATAACGAAGATGTGTATGTTATCCAAGAAGTTGAAGCGAAAGAAAACTAA
- the eno gene encoding phosphopyruvate hydratase: MSLIIDVHARQILDSRGNPTIEVDVTTQNGFVGRAAVPSGASTGIHEAVELRDGDKSKYLGKGVLKAVENVNTKIAEALKGVDVFEQNTIDKIMIDLDGSENKGVLGANAILGVSLAVAKAAAQESHQPLYRYIGGVNANTLPIPMMNIINGGSHSDAPIAFQEFMIMPVGAPSFSEALRWGTEVFHTLKKILHDRNLSTAVGDEGGFAPTFDGTEDALDTVLKAIETAGYKPGADICLALDCASSEFFKDGSYNYAKFEGDKGAVRSSEEQASYLAELTQKYPIISIEDGMAEDDWAGWKTLTEKIGDSVQLVGDDLFVTNTKRLQQGIDSDTANSILVKVNQIGSLTETINAVTLAQNSGYTSVMSHRSGETEDSTIADLAVALNCGQIKTGSASRSDRMAKYNQLLRIEEELGENARFIGKNFKYAIKK; encoded by the coding sequence ATGAGTTTAATAATTGATGTTCATGCGCGTCAAATCCTTGATTCGCGCGGTAATCCTACGATCGAAGTAGATGTAACCACACAAAATGGATTTGTTGGACGTGCAGCGGTTCCTTCCGGAGCTTCCACAGGTATTCACGAAGCAGTTGAATTGCGCGATGGCGACAAGTCAAAATACCTAGGTAAAGGTGTTTTAAAGGCTGTGGAAAACGTAAATACAAAAATCGCTGAAGCCTTAAAAGGTGTTGATGTTTTTGAACAAAATACCATCGATAAAATCATGATCGATCTAGACGGTTCAGAGAATAAAGGCGTTTTAGGTGCAAATGCTATTTTGGGTGTATCATTGGCTGTGGCTAAAGCTGCTGCGCAGGAATCTCACCAGCCTTTGTACCGTTATATTGGCGGTGTCAATGCTAATACATTGCCTATCCCGATGATGAACATCATTAACGGTGGTTCGCACTCTGATGCGCCTATCGCATTCCAGGAATTTATGATTATGCCCGTTGGCGCGCCTTCTTTCTCGGAAGCTTTGCGTTGGGGAACAGAAGTTTTTCATACCTTGAAAAAAATATTGCACGACAGAAACCTGTCTACTGCAGTAGGTGATGAGGGTGGTTTTGCGCCGACTTTTGATGGTACTGAAGATGCTTTAGATACGGTATTGAAAGCAATTGAAACAGCAGGTTACAAACCGGGAGCTGATATTTGTTTAGCTTTAGATTGTGCTTCTTCTGAGTTTTTCAAAGACGGAAGTTACAACTACGCTAAATTTGAAGGTGATAAAGGCGCTGTGCGCTCTAGCGAAGAGCAAGCTTCTTACCTTGCCGAGTTGACGCAGAAATATCCAATTATCTCTATCGAGGATGGTATGGCTGAAGATGACTGGGCTGGTTGGAAAACATTGACCGAGAAAATTGGCGACAGTGTACAACTTGTAGGTGATGATTTGTTCGTAACGAATACAAAACGTTTACAACAAGGTATTGATAGCGATACTGCCAACTCTATTTTGGTAAAAGTAAACCAAATTGGTTCATTAACTGAAACGATCAACGCCGTTACTTTAGCACAAAACTCGGGTTATACTTCTGTTATGTCACACCGTTCTGGTGAAACTGAAGATTCAACTATTGCAGATTTAGCTGTTGCTTTGAATTGTGGTCAAATCAAAACCGGTTCGGCTTCACGCTCTGACCGTATGGCAAAATACAATCAATTGTTGCGTATCGAGGAAGAGTTAGGTGAGAATGCTCGTTTTATCGGCAAAAACTTCAAATACGCGATCAAAAAATAA
- the carA gene encoding glutamine-hydrolyzing carbamoyl-phosphate synthase small subunit, which translates to MTNYSKLPAILVLEDGTVYHGKAAGKIGTTTGEICYNTGTTGYQEIFTDPSYYGQIMVTTNAHIGNYGIDEDDTESEKIQIAGLVCKNYNINYSRQMADSSIQTYFEEQNLVGISDIDTRSLVRHIRDKGAMNAIISSENLDVEELKAQLAGVPSMEGLELSSVVSTKEPYFYGEESAPTRVAVLDLGIKKNILRNFDARQVYAKVFPAKTTFQEMESWNPDGYFISNGPGDPAAIDYAIETIKEIVDAEKPMFGICLGHQMLALANGIRTQKMHNGHRGINHPVKNIISNRCEITSQNHGFSVVAEDIEKSDKVEVTHINLNDNSIEGIRVKGKKAFSVQYHPESSPGPHDSRYLFDDFIAMIKD; encoded by the coding sequence ATGACCAACTACAGTAAATTACCAGCAATTTTGGTGCTCGAAGACGGGACAGTTTATCACGGCAAGGCCGCCGGAAAAATTGGAACGACGACGGGCGAGATCTGTTATAATACAGGTACGACAGGTTATCAAGAGATTTTTACCGATCCATCTTATTACGGACAGATCATGGTAACGACCAATGCGCATATCGGTAATTACGGTATCGATGAGGATGATACAGAATCGGAAAAAATTCAGATTGCTGGATTAGTATGTAAAAACTACAATATCAATTATAGCCGTCAAATGGCTGATTCATCTATCCAGACCTATTTCGAAGAGCAAAATTTGGTCGGTATTTCCGATATCGACACACGTTCGCTAGTGCGTCACATCCGTGATAAGGGCGCGATGAATGCCATTATCTCTTCGGAAAATTTAGATGTTGAAGAGCTAAAAGCACAACTAGCAGGCGTGCCTTCTATGGAAGGATTAGAGCTATCATCTGTTGTGTCTACCAAAGAACCATATTTTTATGGAGAAGAAAGTGCGCCAACGCGCGTAGCAGTATTAGACTTAGGTATCAAGAAAAACATCTTGCGCAATTTTGATGCACGTCAAGTATATGCAAAGGTATTCCCCGCAAAAACGACATTCCAAGAAATGGAATCATGGAATCCGGATGGTTATTTTATTTCCAACGGTCCTGGCGATCCTGCGGCAATAGATTACGCTATAGAGACCATCAAAGAAATTGTGGATGCGGAAAAACCCATGTTTGGTATCTGTCTAGGTCACCAGATGTTGGCTTTAGCAAATGGTATTCGTACGCAAAAAATGCACAACGGGCACCGTGGTATCAATCATCCTGTCAAAAATATCATCTCCAACCGTTGTGAAATCACCTCGCAAAACCACGGCTTTAGTGTGGTTGCCGAAGATATTGAGAAATCAGATAAAGTGGAAGTAACGCACATCAACCTTAATGACAATTCGATCGAAGGTATCCGCGTGAAAGGTAAGAAAGCATTTTCGGTACAATATCACCCGGAATCTTCACCAGGTCCGCACGATTCGCGTTACCTTTTTGATGATTTTATCGCGATGATCAAAGACTAA
- a CDS encoding YwbE family protein: MDGKTRANVKPGMLVNIVLKKDQRSGTLTEGIVKDLLTSAPFHHRGIKVRLDDGQIGRVQEIIPED; this comes from the coding sequence ATGGACGGAAAGACACGCGCGAATGTAAAGCCAGGTATGTTGGTGAATATTGTGTTAAAGAAAGATCAACGCAGTGGCACGCTGACTGAAGGTATCGTTAAAGATTTACTGACATCGGCTCCTTTTCATCACCGTGGCATCAAGGTGAGACTGGACGACGGACAGATTGGTCGGGTGCAGGAAATCATACCGGAAGATTAA
- the rseP gene encoding RIP metalloprotease RseP, giving the protein MGTLVMIGQVVLGLSILIILHELGHFLAARAFGIKVEKFYLFFDAWGVKLFKFTYKGCEYGIGWLPLGGYVKIAGMIDESMDTEQLKQEPQPWEFRSKPAWQRLIVMLGGIIVNVIVGIVVFWMLTFSYGENDIDNSKLQYGVVPGIIGKEIGIQAGDKILAVNGKPAIKFLGDVMSSDVLMGDAVLTIERGGAQQKLSVPADILNSVAEHKRNEFVSPRYPLKSVKEVSAGSEAERMKIAKGDSIIAVNGQPTPFFDQFTAAMKDNVGKAIEVTVIRQGETVNLQGNVDSTAALGVNLGQPVFPEIVEKYGFVESLPIGANKAFSVVTDNIKGFGKIFKGDVRADKALSGPVGIAKMFGTEVNWVKFWSLVGMLSMALAFMNILPIPALDGGHVVFLIVEMIQGKPLSDNFLEKAQMIGFFILIALILFTFGNDIIKW; this is encoded by the coding sequence ATGGGAACATTAGTGATGATCGGACAGGTGGTTTTAGGCCTGTCAATTTTAATCATATTGCATGAGTTAGGACATTTTCTAGCGGCAAGAGCTTTTGGCATCAAGGTCGAAAAGTTTTATCTTTTTTTTGATGCTTGGGGCGTAAAGCTTTTCAAGTTTACGTACAAGGGCTGCGAATATGGTATCGGATGGTTGCCATTGGGCGGTTACGTGAAAATTGCGGGTATGATCGATGAGTCGATGGATACGGAGCAGTTGAAGCAAGAACCACAGCCTTGGGAGTTTCGTTCGAAACCTGCATGGCAGCGACTTATTGTGATGTTGGGCGGTATTATCGTCAATGTAATCGTCGGTATTGTCGTTTTTTGGATGCTTACCTTTTCGTACGGTGAGAACGATATTGATAATTCCAAACTACAATATGGTGTTGTGCCGGGTATTATAGGAAAAGAGATTGGTATTCAAGCTGGCGACAAGATTTTGGCGGTAAATGGCAAGCCTGCGATTAAATTTTTGGGCGACGTTATGAGTTCGGATGTTTTGATGGGCGATGCGGTGTTGACGATCGAACGCGGCGGTGCGCAGCAAAAGCTAAGTGTGCCAGCAGATATCTTAAATTCGGTGGCAGAACATAAGCGCAACGAATTTGTGAGTCCGCGCTATCCGCTGAAAAGTGTAAAAGAGGTGAGTGCCGGTTCTGAAGCCGAGCGTATGAAAATAGCAAAAGGCGATAGCATTATTGCCGTTAATGGACAGCCTACGCCATTCTTCGATCAATTTACTGCCGCCATGAAAGATAACGTGGGCAAAGCGATCGAAGTGACCGTTATTCGTCAGGGCGAAACGGTCAATCTCCAAGGAAACGTAGATTCGACTGCTGCTTTAGGCGTAAATCTCGGTCAACCCGTTTTCCCAGAAATTGTTGAAAAATATGGATTTGTCGAGTCGCTGCCAATTGGCGCAAATAAAGCTTTTTCTGTTGTGACAGACAACATCAAAGGCTTTGGCAAAATCTTTAAAGGTGATGTGCGTGCCGACAAAGCGCTTTCCGGTCCGGTTGGTATTGCTAAGATGTTTGGTACGGAAGTAAATTGGGTTAAGTTTTGGAGCTTGGTGGGTATGTTGTCCATGGCTTTAGCTTTTATGAACATACTGCCGATCCCAGCGTTAGACGGCGGACACGTGGTGTTCTTAATTGTAGAAATGATTCAAGGAAAGCCGTTAAGTGATAATTTCCTGGAAAAGGCACAAATGATCGGATTCTTTATCCTCATTGCGCTCATCCTGTTTACGTTTGGGAACGACATTATTAAATGGTAA
- a CDS encoding 1-deoxy-D-xylulose-5-phosphate reductoisomerase: MKKRNIAILGSTGSIGTQALDVVRAFPDLLAVSVLTASCNADLLIAQAMEFRPKAVVLVNPAGYQQIKDALAGLDISVFCGEEALEEVVQEETIDVVLNAIVGSAGLKPTIVAIKNGKDIALANKETLVVAGELIMDLVKKHQIRMLPVDSEHSAIFQCLVGEEANPIEKIYLTASGGPFRGKDQAFLQTVTKLQALKHPNWVMGAKITIDSASLMNKGLEVIEAKWLFDLDVEQIDVVVHPQSIIHSIVQFTDGSMKAQMGLPDMKLPIQHALTYPLRKTNAFERFNFLNHPTLTFETADTDTFRNLGLAYQSLREGGDRPCVLNAANEVAVAAFLEDKLSFLGMSDLIEATLCQQKKVENPSLQDLLAIDQQSRIVARDLISSL; the protein is encoded by the coding sequence TTGAAGAAAAGAAATATTGCCATACTAGGTTCCACGGGTAGCATTGGTACGCAAGCGTTGGACGTGGTGCGGGCATTTCCCGACTTGCTTGCTGTGTCGGTATTGACGGCCAGCTGCAATGCAGATTTGCTGATTGCGCAGGCGATGGAATTTCGGCCGAAGGCGGTGGTGCTAGTGAATCCCGCCGGATACCAACAAATAAAAGACGCGCTGGCTGGTCTGGATATTTCCGTTTTTTGTGGCGAGGAAGCGCTGGAAGAGGTGGTGCAGGAAGAAACGATTGATGTGGTGCTGAACGCGATTGTGGGTTCTGCCGGACTAAAGCCTACCATCGTAGCGATCAAAAATGGCAAAGATATCGCGCTTGCGAATAAAGAGACGCTCGTCGTGGCTGGCGAGCTGATTATGGATCTTGTCAAAAAGCATCAGATTCGGATGCTGCCTGTAGACTCTGAACACTCCGCAATTTTCCAGTGTTTGGTGGGAGAGGAAGCTAATCCGATCGAAAAAATATACCTGACAGCATCAGGCGGGCCATTTCGCGGCAAAGATCAAGCGTTCTTACAGACGGTTACCAAGCTGCAAGCGCTAAAACACCCGAATTGGGTGATGGGCGCAAAGATCACGATTGATTCAGCTTCGTTGATGAATAAAGGTTTGGAGGTAATCGAGGCGAAGTGGCTTTTTGATCTCGATGTCGAGCAAATCGATGTGGTGGTGCATCCACAATCCATTATCCATTCCATCGTCCAGTTTACAGATGGCTCAATGAAGGCACAAATGGGCTTGCCAGATATGAAGCTGCCCATTCAACATGCGCTTACCTATCCGTTACGAAAAACAAATGCGTTCGAGCGGTTTAACTTTTTAAATCATCCTACGCTCACGTTTGAAACGGCAGATACCGATACTTTTCGTAATTTAGGCTTGGCATACCAGTCGTTGCGTGAAGGGGGCGACCGTCCGTGCGTACTGAATGCCGCAAATGAGGTTGCGGTGGCGGCATTTTTAGAAGACAAGTTATCGTTTTTGGGCATGAGCGATTTGATCGAAGCGACATTGTGTCAGCAAAAAAAGGTCGAGAACCCGTCATTGCAGGATTTGCTGGCAATAGATCAGCAATCGCGTATTGTGGCACGGGATTTAATAAGTAGTCTTTAG
- a CDS encoding beta-carotene 15,15'-monooxygenase, with protein MLQYLKESTFKANDVVLRALALLRTHYISIASLCFLLFVTSNSSSYLAMTLAESNSYIIKGLFCFIFVTLFFGTQLVLIKRSLLLARGIEHADFMDYIPSTKQFVNFLLGLVLYSFLVGVVYLLSSVISFPLLYLDVEMETLSMEINPFLTGVIMMFVLIRITFYPYFIVDRQVNLFRSFRLSLALTKGNTMRLLLLFLVMGMAYILQASCEYFGYFIMAKMFSIINTFVIIPSVSLVMAVAYHDMMKDYTGGDDPEFLKNII; from the coding sequence ATGTTACAGTATCTAAAGGAAAGTACGTTTAAGGCGAACGATGTTGTATTACGCGCGTTGGCGCTATTGAGGACGCATTACATCTCGATAGCTAGTTTGTGTTTTCTATTGTTTGTGACGTCCAATTCATCGTCTTATCTGGCGATGACATTAGCCGAATCCAATTCGTATATTATCAAGGGCCTCTTTTGCTTTATTTTCGTGACCTTGTTTTTCGGGACGCAATTGGTTCTGATCAAACGATCGTTGCTGTTGGCCAGAGGTATTGAGCATGCAGATTTTATGGATTATATTCCATCCACTAAGCAGTTTGTCAATTTTCTTTTAGGTCTTGTTTTGTACTCCTTTTTAGTAGGTGTTGTTTATCTGCTGTCATCTGTTATCAGTTTTCCATTGCTGTATTTGGATGTGGAAATGGAGACCTTGAGTATGGAGATTAATCCATTTTTGACGGGTGTTATCATGATGTTTGTGTTGATACGGATTACCTTTTACCCCTATTTTATTGTTGATCGGCAGGTGAACCTGTTTCGTTCGTTTCGCCTTAGTTTGGCTTTGACAAAAGGAAATACGATGCGGTTGCTGTTGCTTTTTTTAGTCATGGGGATGGCGTATATTTTGCAGGCATCCTGCGAATATTTTGGTTATTTTATTATGGCTAAGATGTTCAGTATCATCAATACCTTTGTTATTATCCCTTCGGTTAGTTTGGTGATGGCTGTAGCATATCACGATATGATGAAAGATTATACCGGAGGAGACGATCCTGAATTTCTGAAAAATATTATTTAA
- a CDS encoding S9 family peptidase: MNKTIVCSLLSVVFITQLRAQQKPLNFAQAWGQEASVTKTINQYVGWADETHYLEKDAKDGNTYKVNVKNGEKSPYTAPAKADVTVFVKDNDVFIRRGKAEAKQLTQSPQVEEQNPTLSPDGNYVAFTRKNDLYALDLSSGKEIRYTHDGTDVIYNGWSSWVYYEEILGRSTNYKAFWWSPDSKKIAFMRFDDSEVPMFPIYVSKGQHGYLEETRYPKAGDKNPTVKVGFVQVEGSPIVWADFNEKDDQYFGQPYWSFDSQSIMLQWMNRDQNNLKFYAVSPTNGSKKVTYDEKQASWINLDHDERITYLADNKHYILKSDRSGWAHYYLYTLDGTMLNPLTAGEWQVSSLERVDEKNKTVYFTARKENSATVDLYRVAYNGKQLKRLTFGDYTHQVKLSPDGKYFISNYSNVTTPNKVALVDNNGKIVRELADSKSEAFENYQIGKTSYFTIPSEDGQFQLPVVITYPVNFDETKTYPVVMSIYGGPDAGTVRNTWKGTANQYWAQQGIIQITCDHRASGHFGKQGVALMHRNLGKWEMVDYSTIAKWLKAKPWVAKDKLLITGHSYGGYMTCLALTKGADYFDFGIAGAPVTSWELYDTHYTERWMDTPQDNAQGYKDGSILTYVDQYKGKLRIMHGDMDDNVHLQNTIQLVDALTDRNVPFELMIYPGSRHGFARSKSAYDFKERVRFYYQYLLEKPMPAEFN; encoded by the coding sequence ATGAATAAAACAATAGTATGTTCGCTGCTCAGTGTCGTGTTTATTACGCAACTGCGTGCGCAGCAAAAACCATTAAACTTCGCGCAGGCTTGGGGACAAGAAGCGTCAGTGACCAAAACCATTAATCAATATGTAGGTTGGGCAGATGAGACACACTATCTCGAAAAAGATGCGAAGGATGGTAATACATATAAAGTAAATGTGAAAAATGGCGAGAAAAGCCCTTACACGGCACCAGCCAAAGCTGATGTTACAGTGTTTGTCAAAGATAATGATGTGTTTATTCGTCGTGGTAAAGCTGAGGCAAAACAATTAACACAATCGCCGCAAGTTGAGGAGCAAAACCCGACGTTATCACCTGATGGTAATTATGTCGCTTTTACGCGCAAAAACGATCTGTATGCTCTTGATCTATCCAGTGGAAAAGAGATTAGATATACGCATGACGGCACCGACGTGATTTACAACGGTTGGTCATCATGGGTATATTATGAAGAAATTTTAGGTCGTTCCACCAATTACAAAGCTTTTTGGTGGTCGCCGGATAGTAAGAAGATCGCATTTATGCGTTTTGATGATAGCGAAGTGCCCATGTTTCCGATTTATGTATCCAAAGGACAGCACGGATATTTGGAAGAAACGCGCTATCCGAAAGCGGGCGATAAAAATCCTACGGTAAAAGTTGGCTTTGTGCAGGTGGAAGGTTCGCCGATCGTGTGGGCAGATTTTAATGAAAAAGATGATCAATATTTTGGACAGCCTTACTGGAGTTTTGATAGTCAGTCGATCATGCTACAGTGGATGAACAGAGATCAGAATAATTTGAAATTTTACGCGGTAAGTCCAACAAACGGCAGCAAAAAAGTAACTTATGATGAAAAGCAAGCGAGTTGGATTAACCTGGATCATGACGAGCGCATCACCTACTTGGCAGATAATAAACATTACATCTTAAAGTCTGATCGCAGCGGTTGGGCGCATTACTATCTGTATACGCTGGATGGCACGATGCTTAACCCTTTAACGGCAGGAGAGTGGCAAGTAAGTTCGTTAGAACGGGTCGATGAAAAAAACAAGACGGTGTATTTCACCGCAAGGAAAGAAAATTCGGCTACCGTAGACTTGTATCGCGTAGCATACAACGGTAAGCAATTAAAAAGATTAACCTTTGGCGATTATACACATCAGGTGAAGCTGTCTCCTGACGGCAAATATTTCATTAGCAATTACTCCAATGTGACGACGCCTAATAAGGTAGCCTTGGTCGACAATAATGGTAAAATTGTGCGCGAGCTTGCTGATAGTAAATCGGAAGCATTTGAGAACTATCAAATCGGGAAAACGAGTTACTTCACTATTCCGTCGGAAGATGGGCAGTTTCAACTGCCGGTTGTGATCACCTATCCGGTAAATTTTGATGAGACAAAGACGTATCCGGTTGTTATGAGTATTTACGGTGGGCCTGATGCGGGCACCGTTCGCAATACCTGGAAAGGCACGGCAAATCAATATTGGGCGCAGCAGGGCATCATACAGATTACCTGTGATCATCGCGCGTCTGGACATTTTGGTAAACAAGGCGTGGCGCTTATGCATAGAAATCTCGGGAAATGGGAGATGGTGGATTATAGCACCATTGCAAAATGGCTTAAAGCAAAACCTTGGGTCGCTAAAGACAAATTACTGATTACCGGCCACAGTTATGGTGGTTATATGACCTGCTTAGCGCTGACAAAAGGCGCGGATTATTTTGATTTTGGTATCGCGGGTGCGCCCGTCACCAGTTGGGAGCTTTATGATACGCATTACACAGAGCGATGGATGGATACGCCGCAAGATAATGCGCAAGGTTATAAAGATGGCTCTATACTGACATACGTTGATCAATACAAAGGCAAGCTGCGGATTATGCACGGTGATATGGATGATAACGTACATTTGCAAAATACCATCCAGCTGGTTGATGCTCTGACCGATAGAAATGTACCGTTTGAATTGATGATTTATCCGGGGAGCAGACACGGTTTCGCACGTTCAAAATCAGCCTATGATTTTAAAGAACGGGTGCGTTTTTATTATCAGTATCTGTTAGAAAAGCCGATGCCGGCGGAATTTAATTAG
- a CDS encoding DUF3276 family protein: MGDFENKEREEVFSKKVRAGKRTYFFDVKATRSNDYYVTITESKKRFEDGQFIKHKIFLYKEDFEKFAEGLTEVVDYIKANQEVVEKRYEPNQEDSAFESSSYARKDDFTF, from the coding sequence ATGGGAGATTTTGAAAACAAAGAGCGCGAAGAAGTATTTTCAAAAAAGGTGAGAGCTGGAAAACGTACTTATTTTTTTGATGTGAAAGCAACTCGTTCGAATGACTATTACGTGACCATCACGGAAAGCAAAAAACGTTTTGAGGATGGTCAATTTATCAAGCATAAAATTTTCTTATACAAAGAGGATTTTGAAAAATTTGCTGAAGGATTGACAGAGGTTGTAGATTACATCAAAGCCAACCAGGAAGTAGTTGAAAAACGCTACGAGCCTAATCAAGAGGATTCGGCTTTTGAGAGTAGTTCCTATGCGCGGAAAGATGATTTCACTTTCTAA
- a CDS encoding LiaF transmembrane domain-containing protein: protein MERERDYKTTTPPPIPPRNNKSANIVGAVIVFLGLALLLKNLNLGLWFPRWIFGWEMILIIIGLVIGVNSQFKKKSSIILICIGSLFLLKDLMDLSFGRVIIPLGAIILGIYLIMRNRSHTPPPVPPLTPPTPKKDEFDWDKRVDVAEETEENVHNPFQRQDTNFAHKTTYEQNQSAGYTYEGENYIKIDSIFGNAKKIIFAKNFLGGTLTNIFGSTEINLLQADIQQPIALDVFQLFGSTKIIVPPHWVIATTVSSILSENDDRRVILTNIIDQSKCMYITGTSIFGNITIKNS, encoded by the coding sequence ATGGAAAGAGAAAGAGATTATAAAACAACAACGCCGCCGCCTATCCCGCCACGTAACAATAAAAGCGCGAACATCGTCGGAGCGGTCATCGTTTTTTTGGGTTTAGCCTTGTTGTTAAAGAACTTAAACCTTGGACTTTGGTTCCCGCGTTGGATTTTCGGGTGGGAAATGATTTTGATTATCATTGGTTTGGTAATCGGTGTTAATTCACAGTTCAAGAAAAAATCATCCATCATCCTAATCTGTATCGGTAGCCTCTTCCTGCTAAAGGATTTAATGGATTTATCTTTCGGGCGTGTGATTATCCCCTTAGGTGCCATCATCCTCGGTATTTACCTTATCATGCGGAACCGCAGCCATACGCCGCCGCCCGTACCGCCTTTAACCCCTCCGACGCCAAAAAAAGATGAGTTTGACTGGGATAAACGTGTTGACGTGGCCGAAGAGACCGAGGAGAATGTACACAACCCATTTCAACGTCAGGATACTAATTTTGCTCATAAGACCACTTATGAGCAAAATCAATCTGCAGGTTATACCTATGAAGGAGAAAATTACATTAAAATAGATTCGATATTCGGCAATGCCAAGAAGATCATTTTCGCAAAAAACTTTCTTGGAGGCACGTTGACCAACATTTTTGGCAGCACAGAAATCAATTTGCTGCAAGCAGATATTCAACAGCCGATAGCGCTTGATGTTTTCCAGTTGTTTGGCAGCACGAAAATTATCGTCCCGCCACATTGGGTTATTGCGACAACCGTTTCATCCATTTTAAGTGAAAACGATGACCGTCGCGTTATTTTAACGAATATTATCGATCAAAGTAAGTGCATGTATATTACCGGCACATCAATCTTTGGAAACATCACGATTAAAAATAGTTAA
- a CDS encoding sensor histidine kinase → MIFKLTSKNSLIHVTTWTICVLYFFISYFLLWWDCRPKPVTPYEPIIGALSITICCYLIYSTLQYYLPRKNQYVKITLICIVLTVMSVALSIFLLNQFFDDFSLTHFYEVLPYRFIINFLLLLCVIIINIFWNIQEEYQENKKRKEESERILRDAELYNLRQQLQPHFLFNSLNSIIALIGIKPDEARNMTFQLSDFLRGTMRKDDKQLIPLADEIAHLRLYLDIEKVRFGHRLSTTFAQQEESNRAKVPSMIIQPLLENAIKFGLYNVIGNVEITVDIRMVNYMLHITITNPFDSDQFETRKGTGFGLSSIKRRLFLLYSRTDLLETSIKDNIFTSTLKIPQYD, encoded by the coding sequence ATGATATTTAAGTTGACATCCAAGAACAGCTTGATCCACGTCACCACGTGGACGATCTGCGTTTTGTACTTTTTTATTTCTTATTTTTTACTTTGGTGGGATTGCCGGCCTAAGCCGGTAACCCCTTACGAGCCTATTATCGGTGCCCTTTCCATTACCATTTGTTGTTACCTTATCTACAGCACCCTTCAATATTACCTCCCTCGTAAAAACCAATACGTTAAAATCACGCTGATTTGTATCGTGCTAACGGTGATGAGTGTCGCACTTTCCATCTTTTTACTTAACCAGTTTTTTGATGATTTTTCACTCACGCATTTCTATGAGGTGCTACCCTACCGTTTTATCATTAATTTCCTGTTGTTGCTTTGTGTTATTATCATTAACATTTTTTGGAATATCCAGGAGGAATATCAAGAAAATAAAAAACGCAAAGAAGAGTCGGAGCGCATATTGCGTGATGCCGAACTCTACAACCTGCGTCAGCAATTACAACCACATTTTCTGTTTAACAGCTTAAATTCGATCATTGCACTTATCGGTATCAAGCCCGACGAGGCTCGAAATATGACCTTTCAACTTTCCGATTTTTTACGAGGCACCATGCGCAAGGATGATAAGCAGCTTATCCCACTGGCGGATGAGATTGCGCATTTGCGCCTCTATCTCGACATCGAAAAAGTGCGCTTTGGCCATCGGCTATCCACCACTTTTGCACAGCAGGAGGAATCTAATCGGGCAAAAGTGCCTTCGATGATTATACAGCCGCTTTTGGAAAACGCCATCAAATTTGGTTTGTACAATGTCATCGGCAATGTAGAGATTACGGTAGATATCCGTATGGTCAACTATATGCTGCACATTACGATTACTAATCCGTTTGATTCGGACCAATTTGAAACCAGAAAAGGTACCGGATTTGGTTTATCCAGCATCAAAAGAAGGTTATTTTTGCTATACAGCCGCACGGATCTTTTGGAGACTTCAATTAAAGACAATATATTTACATCAACCTTAAAGATCCCGCAATATGATTAA